The following DNA comes from Brassica oleracea var. oleracea cultivar TO1000 unplaced genomic scaffold, BOL UnpScaffold01057, whole genome shotgun sequence.
TCGAGATTCCACAAGTCGTTGGAAAACTCCTCACAATGCTAGCTAAGAAGTTAAGGACGCCAGATTTAGGCTTATTCACGTGGCTCTCCCCCATCTGTTCCTTTGTTTCCTCTATGAGACCACCACTATGACAAGAGGCCGAGATTATCGTCAAGAGACATCCTTCTTTTACTTCTGCCACCATGTCTCTAAACTCATTGTCTACAAATACATGTTCGGCAAGAAGATGACTATTAGAAAAATGGTAACATAATTCAAAACAGCAatatgtacaaaaaaaattgcagtAGCTAGGCGTTTTATAGGGGATTATTTTAGACGGATGCATAGACTGTTTTGTCAAACgcctaaaccgatttttttttttttaattgttttgtttaggtTGGTTTTGCCGTCTAAaacgatttttagaacatttacaactttgctcaaaaaaaaacaaagaacatttACAAGTAAAAAGATTCATCAAGGtgaatcaaaaatatcaaatagaAACGTAACGGTTTGCTCAAGTTTCGACGGCAGAGTACTCTGCTTTTCCAAAACAGAGTATTCTAACACATGAAATCAAAAGTCTGACAAAAAAGGGCACATACCCGTGATCAGATTCATATCGCAAGGAGTGATGCACTCGTCATAATTTGTAGCGTCGAACAACCCTTGCTCTGTTGGGAGTCTCGTGCCATGTCCACTGTAATGAAACACCAGAACATCACCCGGTTCTCCTTATTAAAAAAGGAATGGTTTAGCATTTAACTAATGACCAATGGTCCAATAAAGACTAGCATTCTTGTTTGTTATCTTGTCTTTTCCTCTTTGAGGGAAACTTCGTTTAGTGGTCTTTGGGTTTCACTTTATAATTCATTAATCTTTCTTTAATGTCAAGTATAAATATAAACGTGTTATATATAGATCTATATATCGGATTAAGAAAACTTACAAGCATTAGGGCATTTTTTAGTGGCTAAAAGGTTTTCAGTACGAATATTCAAGATACCTTAAACTCTTCAACGAAAAAATGGGGGTCCATTGTGAAGCAATGGGTTCCAGCTCATTGACATCACTGGGTATGTCAATGGTGCATAACATCAGTCCCAGAAATTTACTGAGAACATCAGAGGAATCCATAAAAGTTGGCACAATCTGGCTCACAAGTCCAACCAAATATCGGTAATCTGTTACACATTGACAAGGAGTTAAAATGGCAAAACAAACCTATGTTTTCATGCGTGCTTAATAAGAAATAACTCACCACAAACTTTGAGACCTTTCCCAACCCTAACAGCTGAAGTAAGCAGTGTCAAGAGTCGGGTCAAATGAGCTGAGCTTTTGTTTATACAAGCAGTCCCACATAACGGTTAATTCTTCTGCTTTAGTTTCCTCGCATATTCTTTGCAAAGCTGAACTCACAGCTTCTACTGTACTACCAGAACCTGTAATGATATACAACATCAAACAATGACCAACTAGTTTCTAAACTAATCACATGAACATTATTGGAAATGGATATACTAGAGAGATATATAGAAAACACACTAGacttataaaataagaaaattctaacatatattTAGAAAAGAGGACTTACCCTGAGGAAAATCATCACAAGAGGACAATGTTGAATCTTTCAGCAAGAAACTCAAAGCTTTCCCAGCTTTGGAATGGAGACTTTTCTCAGAAGCATCCCTGATCATAACATGATATAGTAGAGTAGCTCCTCCACATTTATTCAGTGGGTTAGCAAGTTCAGAAAGGATCATCTTGATCCCTGTAACGTTCGTGAGATAAGAATCAACTAGACTGTCCCTAACATAGACAAGgagaaaacataaagaaaaaatcaattcatCACCTATCTCGCGTTGCTCATCCCGTGCAGTCCTCAACAAAAGTGCCATCGAACGTGACATCAATTCGTTGATAGATTCTTGGGGGTAGTACCTCAGCTCCAGTGtatcaaaagaaacagagaaatatATAAGCCGTACGATCCAGTATCATTTACAGTACTAATCCACTTACCTGAGAACACCTTCGATGTCGCATATGAGATACTTCTGCAGGTTCATTACTATGTTGGACCATGATACGAATATCTTCACGTAAGGAAAGGACCAGAACATCAGCGAAAAATAATCTGTAATAGTAAGCATTGTTCTGAGTGCAAAACATGTTAGACAAGAGCAAAAACCTGCTTAACAATATCTGGCTCTTTCTGACCACCCTTTTTCAGAAGTTTCACTAAGGAGTTAACAAGCCTTGGAAGGAAGCTAGACAAGAAATATACAAAAGGAATCGGCTAGAATATATAGACAAGAACTGATCAAAGAGACCACAAACGAAGCAAGAGAAGGAAGGGAAATACAATTTTCTATAACATTCTGTAAATTATATGCATCAGTTCATACATGTGAAAAGACTCTATATTGTCTAGTATTCCATGAGTAATCTGTAGCAgctcaaaaaatatttcaatggAT
Coding sequences within:
- the LOC106320772 gene encoding uncharacterized protein LOC106320772 isoform X1 yields the protein MATPADSRAVKSLKNSEATNKFSFKKVGEKMEDTKTEVLNVFKSLEKAKAEPSEGSTFLKDRLVELRELNTAKHFTKFYEEMFPFVQTLPLIISQKEIVFSKLVSGGLHMEARLSLGAFLELIDALSRDLLDSFIPLFFADVLVLSLREDIRIMVQHSNEPAEVSHMRHRRCSQLRYYPQESINELMSRSMALLLRTARDEQREIGIKMILSELANPLNKCGGATLLYHVMIRDASEKSLHSKAGKALSFLLKDSTLSSCDDFPQGSGSTVEAVSSALQRICEETKAEELTVMWDCLYKQKLSSFDPTLDTAYFSC